Proteins encoded by one window of Porphyrobacter sp. YT40:
- the gorA gene encoding glutathione-disulfide reductase codes for MRAVADEYDFDLFTIGAGSGGVRASRVAAAHGARVAVAEEHRVGGTCVIRGCVPKKMLVYGAHFAEDLVDAEHFGWTIEGKRFDWAALRDRVLDDVTRLEGLYGQTLSNHNVTIFKERATITGDHEVTLASGKVVTAAHILIATGARPHVPSFPGAEHVITSNEAFHLDTLPRRILIAGGGYIANEFAGIFNEFGCKVTIANRSDTILRSYDASLRDRLLQISMVKGITFLFNAEFESIEKQDDGCLLVKLTGQEACEYDAVMVATGRVPNIEGLGLETIGVETGTRGQIVVDEFSRTNVPYVYAVGDVTDRVQLTPVAIREGQAFADSVFGPGEPYAVDHSCVPSAVFSHPPIAAVGMTEGEARNTLGNIKVYQSDFRPMKHVVAGRNERCLYKMIVDAANDRIVGIHMIGPEAPEIMQAAAVAVKAGLTKADFDATVAIHPTMAEELVLFK; via the coding sequence ATGCGCGCCGTGGCCGACGAATATGATTTTGACCTCTTCACCATCGGCGCAGGTTCTGGCGGAGTGCGCGCCAGCCGTGTCGCCGCCGCGCACGGCGCGCGGGTGGCGGTGGCCGAGGAGCACCGCGTCGGCGGCACCTGCGTCATCCGCGGCTGCGTGCCCAAGAAGATGCTCGTCTACGGCGCGCATTTCGCCGAGGATCTGGTGGACGCCGAGCATTTCGGCTGGACCATCGAAGGCAAGCGTTTCGACTGGGCGGCGCTGCGCGACCGGGTGCTCGACGATGTAACCCGGCTCGAGGGGCTCTACGGCCAGACCCTGTCGAACCACAATGTCACGATCTTCAAGGAACGCGCCACGATCACCGGCGATCACGAAGTGACGCTGGCGAGCGGCAAGGTCGTCACCGCCGCGCATATCCTGATCGCCACCGGCGCGCGCCCGCACGTGCCGTCTTTTCCCGGCGCCGAGCACGTCATCACCTCCAACGAGGCGTTCCATCTCGACACCCTGCCGCGCCGCATCCTGATCGCGGGCGGGGGCTATATCGCCAATGAATTCGCCGGAATCTTCAACGAATTCGGCTGCAAGGTGACGATCGCCAACCGGTCTGACACGATCCTGCGCTCTTATGACGCAAGCCTGCGCGACCGGCTGCTTCAGATCTCGATGGTCAAGGGCATCACCTTTCTCTTCAACGCCGAGTTCGAGAGCATCGAGAAGCAGGACGATGGCTGCCTGCTGGTCAAGCTGACCGGGCAGGAAGCCTGCGAATATGACGCGGTGATGGTCGCGACGGGCCGGGTTCCCAATATCGAAGGGCTGGGGCTGGAGACCATCGGGGTCGAGACCGGCACGCGCGGGCAGATCGTCGTCGACGAATTCAGCCGCACCAATGTGCCTTATGTCTATGCCGTGGGCGACGTGACCGACCGGGTGCAGCTCACCCCCGTCGCGATCCGCGAGGGGCAGGCCTTTGCCGATTCCGTCTTCGGCCCGGGCGAGCCCTATGCGGTCGACCATTCCTGCGTGCCGAGCGCGGTGTTCAGCCACCCGCCCATCGCCGCCGTCGGCATGACAGAGGGCGAGGCGCGCAACACGCTCGGCAATATCAAGGTCTACCAGTCCGACTTCCGCCCGATGAAGCACGTGGTCGCGGGACGGAACGAGCGGTGCCTTTACAAGATGATCGTCGATGCGGCGAATGACCGGATCGTCGGCATCCACATGATCGGCCCCGAAGCGCCCGAGATCATGCAGGCCGCCGCCGTGGCGGTGAAGGCCGGGCTCACCAAGGCCGATTTCGACGCGACGGTCGCGATCCACCCGACCATGGCGGAAGAGCTGGTGCTGTTCAAATGA
- a CDS encoding acyl-CoA carboxylase subunit beta translates to MSANIAEMERRREAARMGGGQKRIDAQHAKGKLTARERLDVLLDEGSFEEIDTYVEHDCQDFGMESQRIPGDGVVTGSGTINGRLVYVFSQDFTVFGGSLSKRHAEKICKVMDTAMKVGAPVIGLNDSGGARIQEGVASLGGYAEVFQRNVLASGVVPQISLIMGPCAGGAVYSPAMTDFIFMVKDSSYMFVTGPDVVKTVTNEVVTQEELGGAITHTTKTSVADLAYENDVEALLATRRFFDFLPLSNREEGPTLPTSDPWDRLENSLDTLIPDNANQPYDMHEVIIKVLDEGDFFEIQPAHAGNIICGFGRVEGRTVGVVANQPMVLAGVLDINSSKKAARFVRFCDAFEIPIITFVDVPGFLPGTAQELGGIIKHGAKLLFAYAEATVPKITVITRKAYGGAYDVMASKHLRGDLNYAWPTAEIAVMGAKGAVEIIFRQDRDNPEKIAEKTKEYEDRFANPFVAAQRGYIDEVIHPHSTRRRIALGLRKLRTKQLENPWKKHDNIPL, encoded by the coding sequence GTGTCCGCCAATATCGCCGAAATGGAACGCCGCCGCGAAGCAGCCCGAATGGGCGGCGGCCAGAAGCGCATCGACGCGCAGCACGCCAAGGGCAAGCTGACCGCGCGCGAACGGCTCGACGTGCTGCTCGACGAAGGCAGCTTCGAAGAGATCGACACCTACGTCGAGCATGACTGCCAGGACTTCGGCATGGAGAGCCAGCGCATCCCGGGCGACGGGGTGGTAACCGGCTCTGGCACCATCAACGGGCGGCTGGTCTATGTTTTCTCGCAGGACTTCACGGTTTTCGGCGGCTCGCTGTCGAAGCGCCATGCAGAGAAGATCTGCAAGGTGATGGACACCGCGATGAAGGTCGGCGCGCCGGTGATCGGCCTCAACGATTCGGGCGGCGCGCGCATTCAGGAGGGCGTGGCGTCGCTGGGCGGTTATGCCGAAGTGTTCCAGAGGAACGTGCTCGCATCCGGCGTGGTGCCGCAGATCAGCCTCATCATGGGGCCCTGCGCGGGCGGGGCGGTCTATTCTCCGGCGATGACCGACTTCATCTTCATGGTGAAGGATTCGAGCTACATGTTCGTCACCGGCCCCGATGTGGTGAAGACCGTCACCAACGAGGTGGTGACGCAGGAGGAACTGGGCGGTGCGATCACCCACACCACCAAAACCAGCGTCGCAGATCTCGCTTACGAGAACGATGTCGAAGCGCTGCTGGCGACCCGCCGCTTCTTCGACTTCCTGCCGCTGTCCAACCGCGAGGAAGGGCCGACGCTGCCCACGAGCGACCCGTGGGACCGTCTTGAAAACAGCCTCGACACGCTGATCCCCGACAACGCCAACCAGCCCTATGACATGCACGAGGTGATCATCAAGGTGCTGGACGAGGGCGACTTCTTCGAAATCCAGCCTGCCCACGCGGGCAACATCATCTGCGGTTTCGGCCGCGTGGAGGGCCGCACCGTGGGCGTGGTGGCGAACCAGCCGATGGTGCTCGCCGGCGTGCTCGACATCAATTCCTCGAAGAAGGCTGCGCGCTTCGTGCGGTTCTGCGATGCCTTCGAGATCCCGATCATCACCTTCGTGGACGTCCCTGGCTTCCTCCCCGGCACCGCTCAGGAGCTGGGCGGGATCATCAAGCACGGCGCGAAGCTGCTCTTCGCCTATGCCGAGGCGACCGTGCCCAAGATCACCGTCATCACCCGCAAGGCTTACGGCGGGGCCTATGACGTGATGGCATCGAAGCACCTGCGCGGCGATTTGAACTACGCCTGGCCTACCGCCGAAATCGCGGTGATGGGCGCGAAGGGCGCGGTGGAGATCATCTTCCGTCAGGACCGCGACAACCCCGAGAAGATCGCAGAAAAGACCAAGGAATACGAAGACCGCTTCGCCAACCCGTTTGTGGCGGCCCAGCGCGGCTATATCGACGAGGTCATCCACCCCCACTCGACCCGCCGCCGGATCGCGCTGGGGCTAAGGAAGCTGCGGACGAAACAGCTGGAGAACCCTTGGAAGAAGCATGATAATATTCCGCTGTGA
- a CDS encoding SDR family NAD(P)-dependent oxidoreductase: MRVAGKIVLLTGGSAGIGREMARQLQAKGAQVILTGRDPARLAAMAGEGFETIAADLSSAAGVDALAAALGEREIDILINNAGLGVAHDVRNALPDPDAADGCLYANLSAPIRLITALLPRLRARPEAAIVNVTSGLAIAPNTASAVYCASKAGLRSYTMSLRSQLAGEPIAVIEALPPVVDTQMTADRKTSKMPPEECARQIIAALENGHDEANVGMVKVLRAVYSLSPALARSIMRRF, encoded by the coding sequence ATGAGGGTGGCCGGCAAGATCGTCCTGCTGACCGGCGGCAGCGCCGGGATCGGGCGCGAAATGGCGCGGCAATTGCAGGCCAAGGGCGCGCAGGTGATCCTCACAGGCCGCGATCCCGCGCGGCTGGCTGCGATGGCGGGGGAGGGCTTCGAGACCATCGCCGCAGACCTGTCGAGCGCTGCCGGGGTCGATGCACTGGCGGCGGCGCTGGGCGAGCGCGAGATCGACATTCTGATCAACAATGCGGGGCTTGGCGTGGCGCATGACGTGCGCAATGCCTTGCCCGATCCGGACGCGGCAGACGGGTGCCTCTATGCCAACCTCTCCGCGCCGATCCGGCTGATCACTGCGCTGCTCCCGCGCCTGCGCGCGCGGCCCGAAGCGGCCATCGTCAATGTCACCAGCGGACTTGCGATTGCTCCCAACACCGCCAGCGCGGTCTATTGCGCGAGCAAGGCGGGGCTCCGAAGCTACACGATGTCATTGCGCTCGCAGCTGGCGGGCGAGCCGATCGCCGTGATCGAGGCGCTGCCCCCGGTGGTCGACACGCAGATGACCGCCGACCGCAAGACCAGCAAGATGCCGCCCGAGGAATGCGCGCGCCAGATCATCGCTGCGCTCGAGAACGGCCATGACGAGGCCAATGTCGGCATGGTGAAGGTGCTGCGCGCGGTCTATTCGCTCTCGCCCGCGCTGGCGCGCAGCATCATGCGGCGGTTCTAG
- the lepB gene encoding signal peptidase I yields the protein MDVKTQSLRDTPPAAQTARMGESWGGFVWFIIKLLLAVLAFRVFVFSPFSIPTESMLPRLMTADYLLAAKWPYGISRHSLPFDLPLPDGRLFARTPERGDIVIFKHPVDGQDYIKRVIGLPGDRVAVVNGEVLLNGEALRREALPALEVPMSPNTLCGSADVVRTAEGAEACRYTAFRETLPGGPSYTVLDLGTVPGADTFAEVTVPPGRLFVMGDNRDSSLDSRFEAAAGFGVGLVPEDLLVGRATIIVWSTDGSADWGNPLSWFSAARWNRIGNLL from the coding sequence ATGGATGTTAAGACCCAATCGCTCCGGGATACACCACCCGCCGCCCAGACCGCACGCATGGGCGAGAGCTGGGGCGGATTTGTGTGGTTTATCATCAAGCTGTTGCTGGCGGTGCTGGCCTTCCGCGTATTCGTATTCTCGCCCTTCTCGATCCCGACCGAGAGCATGTTGCCGCGGCTGATGACCGCCGATTATCTGCTCGCGGCCAAGTGGCCCTACGGCATCTCGCGCCATTCGCTGCCCTTCGACCTGCCGCTGCCCGATGGCCGTCTCTTCGCACGCACGCCCGAGCGCGGGGACATCGTGATCTTCAAGCACCCGGTCGACGGGCAGGACTATATCAAGCGCGTGATCGGTCTGCCGGGAGACCGGGTGGCGGTCGTCAATGGCGAGGTGCTGCTGAACGGCGAGGCGCTCAGGCGTGAGGCCTTGCCCGCCCTCGAAGTGCCGATGTCGCCCAACACCCTGTGCGGATCGGCCGATGTCGTCCGCACCGCCGAGGGTGCTGAGGCCTGCCGCTATACCGCCTTCCGCGAGACGCTGCCGGGCGGGCCGTCCTACACCGTGCTCGATCTGGGAACCGTGCCGGGGGCCGACACCTTCGCCGAAGTCACCGTGCCGCCGGGCCGCCTGTTCGTGATGGGCGACAACCGCGACAGTTCGCTCGACAGCCGGTTCGAGGCTGCCGCCGGGTTCGGCGTGGGGCTGGTGCCCGAGGATCTGCTGGTCGGACGCGCCACCATAATCGTGTGGTCGACCGACGGCAGCGCCGATTGGGGCAACCCGCTCAGCTGGTTCTCCGCCGCGCGCTGGAACCGGATCGGAAACCTGTTGTGA
- the pgi gene encoding glucose-6-phosphate isomerase: MSTSETGRDEAGIAAAWAGLRALPQPTLAELFAADPARPEALTRRIAWPVGPGGEVEAGMRIDFSKTHLSDEALTLFEALADAAGFGAMRDALFGGGIVNPTEGRAATHGALRGSGTPAQVEEAEALLARMGMLVEAIHEGALGEVRHCIAIGIGGSALGPALAIDALTRDLALVDVHVVSNIDGLALEQAFRACDPATTLIAVASKTFTTIETMTNAASALKWLSDNGVEDPGGRVVALTASPEKAVEWGVDETRVLPFVESVGGRYSLFSSIGFPVALAVGMDEFHAMLAGAKAVDDHFRETEGRANAPLLAAFGDLYYSRIRGCQTRAVFAYDERLALLPYYLQQLEMESNGKSVTVDGAAVDGPTAAITWGGVGTDAQHAVFQLLHQGTHLIPVDFLVSIAPGDDLDPAHHRILLMNCLAQGAALMAGKPSDDPARAYAGDRPSTTFLIDDCDAAALGALIAFHEHRTFAGAVLMGINPFDQFGVELGKAIAKQIESGEGSFDASTMALMAAAGLR; encoded by the coding sequence ATGAGCACTTCCGAGACAGGCCGCGACGAGGCCGGGATTGCCGCGGCATGGGCGGGCCTGCGTGCGTTGCCGCAGCCGACGCTGGCCGAACTCTTCGCCGCCGATCCCGCGCGGCCCGAGGCGCTCACCCGCCGCATCGCCTGGCCGGTCGGGCCGGGCGGCGAGGTCGAGGCGGGGATGCGGATCGACTTTTCCAAGACCCACCTGTCCGATGAAGCGCTGACGCTGTTCGAAGCGCTGGCCGATGCGGCCGGTTTCGGGGCGATGCGCGATGCGCTGTTCGGCGGCGGGATCGTCAACCCCACCGAAGGCCGCGCCGCCACCCACGGCGCGCTGCGCGGCAGCGGCACGCCCGCGCAGGTGGAGGAGGCCGAGGCGCTGCTCGCCCGCATGGGGATGCTGGTCGAGGCGATCCACGAAGGCGCGCTGGGCGAAGTGCGGCACTGCATCGCGATCGGCATCGGCGGCTCGGCGCTCGGCCCGGCGCTGGCGATCGACGCGCTGACCCGCGATCTGGCGCTTGTCGATGTCCATGTGGTCTCGAATATCGACGGGCTCGCCCTCGAACAGGCGTTCCGCGCTTGCGATCCGGCGACGACGCTGATCGCGGTCGCCTCCAAGACTTTCACCACCATCGAGACCATGACCAACGCGGCAAGCGCGCTGAAGTGGCTTTCCGACAATGGCGTCGAAGATCCCGGCGGGCGGGTGGTGGCGCTCACCGCCTCGCCCGAGAAGGCGGTCGAATGGGGGGTGGACGAAACCCGCGTGCTTCCCTTCGTCGAGAGCGTGGGCGGGCGCTATTCGCTGTTTTCGAGCATCGGCTTTCCGGTGGCGCTGGCGGTGGGGATGGACGAATTCCACGCGATGCTGGCCGGGGCCAAGGCGGTGGACGATCATTTCCGCGAGACCGAAGGCCGCGCCAATGCGCCGCTGCTGGCGGCCTTTGGCGACCTATACTACAGCCGCATCCGAGGCTGCCAGACCCGCGCAGTCTTCGCCTATGACGAACGTCTCGCGCTGCTGCCCTACTATCTCCAGCAGCTCGAAATGGAATCCAACGGCAAGAGCGTCACCGTCGACGGCGCGGCTGTCGACGGGCCGACCGCAGCGATCACCTGGGGCGGGGTGGGGACCGACGCGCAGCACGCGGTGTTCCAGCTGCTGCATCAGGGCACGCACCTTATCCCGGTCGATTTCCTCGTCAGCATCGCGCCCGGCGACGATCTCGACCCCGCGCATCACCGCATCCTGCTGATGAATTGCCTCGCCCAAGGCGCGGCGCTGATGGCGGGCAAGCCTTCCGACGATCCGGCGCGCGCCTATGCCGGGGATCGCCCCTCGACCACCTTCCTGATCGACGATTGCGACGCGGCCGCGCTGGGCGCGCTGATCGCCTTCCACGAACATCGCACCTTTGCGGGCGCGGTGCTGATGGGGATCAACCCCTTCGACCAGTTCGGGGTGGAGCTGGGCAAGGCGATCGCCAAGCAGATCGAATCAGGCGAGGGCAGTTTCGATGCGAGCACCATGGCGCTGATGGCCGCCGCCGGGCTGCGCTGA
- the rnc gene encoding ribonuclease III has product MTGLAPETRAWLDQQGFAPTDDAVWLEALTHGSFNGSGPADAADYQRLEFLGDRVLGLSVAAWLFRAGDAPEGKLSQRLNALVSGTTCARIARSIGLPEHIRLGKQARDDGGADSDKILGDVMEALIGACFITHGFDTAKSLIYRLWAKELEGDVGKAKHPKSALQEWAAGNRRAPPVYTVTDRSGPDHAARFTVEVSVRNVGEAEATASSKGEAERLAAKAFLDRFG; this is encoded by the coding sequence GTGACCGGCCTCGCCCCCGAAACGCGCGCGTGGCTCGACCAGCAGGGCTTCGCCCCCACCGACGATGCCGTCTGGCTGGAGGCGCTGACTCACGGCAGCTTCAACGGATCGGGCCCGGCCGACGCGGCGGATTACCAGCGGCTCGAATTTCTCGGCGACCGGGTGCTGGGTCTCTCGGTGGCGGCATGGTTGTTCCGCGCGGGCGACGCGCCCGAAGGCAAGCTCTCGCAGCGTCTCAACGCGCTCGTCAGCGGCACCACCTGCGCGCGGATCGCACGCAGCATCGGCCTGCCCGAGCATATCCGCCTCGGCAAGCAGGCGCGCGACGATGGCGGGGCGGACAGCGACAAGATCCTCGGCGACGTGATGGAGGCGCTGATCGGCGCCTGCTTCATCACGCATGGCTTCGACACGGCGAAAAGCCTGATCTACCGCCTCTGGGCGAAGGAACTCGAAGGCGATGTGGGCAAGGCCAAGCACCCCAAAAGCGCGCTGCAGGAATGGGCCGCCGGAAACCGCCGCGCGCCGCCGGTCTACACCGTCACCGACCGCTCCGGCCCGGATCACGCGGCGCGCTTTACGGTCGAAGTCAGCGTGCGAAACGTCGGTGAGGCGGAAGCGACCGCGAGCAGCAAGGGCGAGGCCGAGCGACTGGCGGCCAAGGCCTTTCTGGACCGGTTCGGATGA
- the mce gene encoding methylmalonyl-CoA epimerase, translating into MKLGRLNHIGVATPSIADSIAFYRDVMGATKIHTPFDLPEQGVKVCFVDTPGADGAMNGTQIELIEPLGANSTLAGFLAKNPLGGQHHLCFEVPDIAEARSEFEALGKRILGPTRIGAHGTPIFFVHPKDMGGMLTEIMETPKEGTHWSN; encoded by the coding sequence ATGAAACTCGGCCGTCTCAACCACATCGGGGTCGCCACGCCTTCCATCGCGGACTCGATCGCGTTCTACCGCGACGTCATGGGCGCGACGAAGATCCACACGCCCTTCGACCTGCCCGAACAGGGGGTGAAGGTCTGCTTCGTCGACACTCCCGGCGCGGATGGCGCGATGAACGGCACGCAGATCGAGCTGATCGAGCCGTTGGGGGCAAACTCCACGCTCGCCGGCTTCCTCGCCAAGAACCCCTTGGGCGGGCAGCATCACCTGTGCTTTGAAGTGCCCGACATCGCCGAGGCGCGCTCCGAATTCGAGGCGCTCGGCAAGCGCATCCTCGGCCCCACCCGCATCGGCGCGCACGGCACGCCTATCTTTTTCGTCCATCCCAAGGACATGGGCGGCATGCTTACCGAGATCATGGAGACGCCCAAAGAGGGCACGCACTGGTCGAATTGA
- a CDS encoding FAD-binding oxidoreductase has protein sequence MQTADVVVIGGGIAGLSLAARIAPHARVVVLEGESAPGYHASGRSVAFAHYGLGNVPVRTLTALSMAELAAHGSLHPALHIAGAEEVAALDALEDVHRHYGCDYSRIGCEEARALMPALKPEACAAALVDHASLKLDTHAMLQAHVAALKAARGTLVTGARVVAIARGGDAWRVETAGETYAAPLVVNAAGAWADAIARMAGAHPIGIEPRRRTVISFPAPEGADVSRWPFTKTVGEGFYLLPEGRGQLLASSMDQTPSEPCDAAAEELDKAIAADRVSQATTLAIRRISHSWAGLRSFAPDELPVVGEAADAPGFIWCAGQGGAGFQTAPALSRIAAAAVLGHTFPEDAAATGLSFEAFSPARLGA, from the coding sequence ATGCAGACGGCGGACGTGGTGGTGATCGGCGGCGGGATCGCGGGGCTGAGCCTTGCGGCGCGGATCGCGCCGCACGCGCGGGTGGTGGTGCTGGAGGGCGAGAGCGCGCCGGGCTACCACGCCTCCGGCCGCAGCGTCGCCTTTGCGCATTACGGCCTCGGCAACGTCCCCGTGCGGACGCTGACCGCGCTGAGCATGGCGGAGCTTGCGGCGCATGGCTCGTTGCACCCCGCGCTGCATATCGCCGGGGCGGAGGAGGTCGCCGCGCTCGATGCGCTGGAGGACGTGCATCGGCACTACGGCTGCGATTACAGCCGGATCGGCTGCGAGGAGGCCCGCGCGCTGATGCCCGCGCTGAAGCCCGAGGCTTGCGCCGCGGCGCTGGTCGATCACGCTTCGCTGAAGCTCGATACCCACGCGATGCTGCAAGCCCATGTCGCGGCTCTGAAAGCAGCGCGCGGAACTCTGGTGACGGGGGCGCGGGTCGTCGCCATTGCGCGCGGCGGCGATGCATGGCGGGTCGAAACGGCGGGCGAGACCTACGCCGCGCCCCTTGTGGTCAACGCTGCCGGGGCATGGGCGGACGCAATCGCACGGATGGCAGGCGCGCACCCCATCGGGATCGAGCCACGCCGCCGCACGGTCATTTCCTTCCCCGCGCCCGAGGGGGCGGATGTCAGCCGCTGGCCCTTCACCAAGACGGTCGGCGAAGGCTTCTACCTGCTCCCCGAGGGGCGCGGACAACTACTTGCGTCATCGATGGACCAGACCCCGTCCGAACCCTGCGACGCCGCCGCCGAGGAACTCGACAAGGCCATCGCCGCCGACCGGGTGAGCCAAGCGACCACCCTCGCCATCCGCCGCATCAGCCATTCCTGGGCGGGCCTGAGAAGTTTCGCGCCGGACGAATTGCCGGTGGTGGGCGAGGCGGCGGACGCGCCCGGCTTCATCTGGTGCGCCGGGCAAGGCGGCGCGGGATTCCAGACTGCCCCCGCCCTGTCGCGCATCGCGGCGGCAGCGGTGCTTGGCCACACGTTCCCCGAGGATGCGGCGGCGACGGGACTTTCGTTCGAGGCCTTCAGCCCGGCAAGGCTGGGCGCATAG
- a CDS encoding DEAD/DEAH box helicase produces MTTFADLGLSQPVLQALDMKGYSTPTPIQEQAIPAVLKGRDLLGIAQTGTGKTAAFMLPSIDRLREADKQIPFKSCRMLVLAPTRELAVQIADSAKDYGALAGLKVQCIVGGTSVGKDRNKLHRGTDILVATPGRLLDLIDQKAFNLNGIEILVLDEADQMLDLGFIHALRKIRELAPKERQTLFFSATMPKAIKELVSGYCDNPVQVSVTPESTTAERIDQYLFMVQQDEKLSLLQMILQRRHQVPGEFERILIFTRTKHGADRVVKKLAHAGIESNAIHGNKSQPQRQRALDEFRKARVPILIATDVAARGIDIPGVSHVINYELPNVPEQYVHRIGRTARAGRDGIAIAFCAEDERAYLKDIRKVTGAELERLPLPDNFRAVVEGEGPTKPAPRQPMKRVNPRPLGQRGAPKGEQRGERREGGERRPQQGDQRRSGNAPQGERRPQGDRKPQNAQGQGRPAGGGDRRQPGGGGRPGGNGGGGRGRGRGRSGGGGGGGRPRAASV; encoded by the coding sequence ATGACCACTTTTGCTGACCTCGGGCTGTCGCAGCCCGTGCTCCAGGCCCTCGACATGAAGGGCTATTCGACGCCGACCCCGATCCAGGAACAGGCGATCCCCGCCGTCCTCAAGGGCCGCGACCTGCTCGGCATCGCGCAGACCGGCACCGGCAAGACCGCCGCCTTCATGCTTCCCAGCATTGACCGGCTGCGCGAAGCCGACAAGCAGATCCCGTTCAAGTCCTGCCGCATGCTGGTGCTGGCGCCGACCCGCGAATTGGCAGTGCAGATCGCCGACAGCGCCAAGGATTACGGCGCGCTCGCCGGGCTGAAGGTGCAATGCATCGTCGGCGGCACGAGCGTGGGCAAGGATCGCAACAAACTGCACCGCGGCACCGACATTCTCGTCGCAACGCCCGGCCGGCTGCTCGACCTGATCGACCAGAAGGCGTTCAACCTCAACGGCATCGAAATTCTGGTGCTGGACGAGGCCGACCAGATGCTCGACCTCGGCTTCATCCACGCCCTCAGGAAGATCCGCGAACTCGCGCCCAAGGAGCGTCAGACGCTGTTTTTCAGCGCCACCATGCCCAAGGCGATCAAGGAATTGGTGAGCGGCTATTGCGACAACCCCGTGCAGGTCTCGGTCACGCCCGAAAGCACCACGGCCGAGCGCATCGACCAGTACCTCTTCATGGTGCAGCAGGACGAGAAGCTCTCGCTGCTCCAGATGATCCTCCAGCGCCGCCATCAGGTGCCGGGCGAGTTCGAGCGGATCCTGATCTTTACCCGCACCAAGCATGGCGCGGACCGGGTGGTGAAGAAGCTCGCCCATGCAGGTATCGAGAGCAACGCCATCCACGGCAACAAGTCGCAGCCGCAGCGCCAGCGCGCATTGGACGAGTTCCGCAAGGCGCGGGTGCCGATCCTGATCGCGACCGACGTCGCCGCGCGCGGGATCGACATTCCGGGCGTCAGCCACGTCATCAATTACGAGCTGCCCAACGTGCCCGAGCAGTACGTCCACCGTATCGGCCGCACCGCACGCGCCGGGCGTGACGGGATCGCGATCGCCTTCTGTGCCGAGGACGAGCGCGCTTACCTCAAGGACATCCGCAAGGTGACGGGTGCGGAACTGGAGCGTCTGCCGCTGCCCGACAATTTCCGCGCGGTGGTCGAGGGCGAAGGCCCGACCAAGCCCGCACCGCGCCAGCCGATGAAGCGGGTCAATCCGCGCCCGCTCGGCCAGCGCGGGGCACCGAAGGGCGAGCAGCGCGGCGAGCGTCGCGAGGGTGGAGAGCGTCGTCCGCAGCAGGGCGATCAGCGCCGCAGCGGCAACGCCCCGCAGGGTGAGCGCCGTCCGCAGGGTGATCGCAAGCCGCAGAATGCGCAGGGGCAGGGCCGTCCCGCAGGCGGCGGCGATCGTCGCCAGCCCGGCGGCGGTGGCCGTCCCGGCGGAAATGGCGGCGGGGGTCGCGGTCGCGGCCGTGGTCGCTCCGGCGGCGGCGGCGGTGGCGGTCGTCCGCGCGCTGCCAGCGTCTGA
- a CDS encoding enoyl-CoA hydratase-related protein, giving the protein MSYETIRVEREGPLLTITLNRPERLNAMPPQMADELGQAFYDLGDARAVLITGEGKGFCSGADLSARGAGSALGSKGGSHEALINHYNPAISQLIRAQVPVICAVNGPAAGVGCSLALAADFTIAAKSAYFLQAFVNIGLVPDGGSTWLLTRAIGRARATRMMMLGEKISGQQAEEWGLVYKCVEDADLMNEARALAEKLANGPTVAYATMKRNIATALDQNLQMVLLAEAEGQRIAGATKDAMEGGMAFLQKRKAEFKGE; this is encoded by the coding sequence ATGTCCTACGAAACCATCCGCGTTGAACGCGAAGGCCCGCTGCTCACCATCACTTTGAACCGCCCCGAGCGGCTCAACGCCATGCCGCCGCAGATGGCGGACGAGCTGGGGCAGGCGTTCTACGACCTCGGCGATGCGCGCGCGGTGCTCATCACCGGAGAGGGCAAGGGCTTCTGCTCGGGCGCGGACCTGTCGGCACGGGGCGCGGGAAGCGCGCTCGGCAGCAAGGGCGGCAGCCACGAGGCGCTGATCAATCACTACAACCCCGCGATCAGCCAGTTGATCCGCGCGCAGGTGCCGGTGATCTGCGCGGTCAATGGCCCGGCGGCGGGTGTGGGGTGTTCTCTCGCTTTGGCTGCTGATTTCACCATCGCCGCCAAAAGCGCGTATTTCCTCCAGGCCTTCGTCAACATCGGCCTTGTCCCCGATGGCGGCTCGACCTGGCTGCTCACCCGCGCCATCGGCCGCGCGCGCGCGACGCGGATGATGATGCTGGGCGAGAAGATTTCAGGGCAGCAGGCCGAGGAATGGGGCCTCGTCTATAAGTGCGTCGAGGATGCCGACCTCATGAACGAAGCGCGCGCGCTGGCCGAGAAGCTCGCCAACGGCCCGACCGTCGCCTACGCCACGATGAAGCGCAACATTGCCACGGCGCTCGACCAGAACCTGCAAATGGTGCTGCTCGCCGAGGCCGAGGGCCAGCGCATCGCGGGCGCGACCAAGGACGCGATGGAGGGCGGCATGGCCTTCCTCCAGAAGCGGAAAGCGGAATTCAAGGGGGAGTAG